A single Fusobacterium hominis DNA region contains:
- the nagA gene encoding N-acetylglucosamine-6-phosphate deacetylase, translated as MGKIVLKNARIVLPNRIGKGTVVISDGKIKKIHQGKIFSDPDGIDLNGKYIVPGFIDVHIHGAAGADVMDNSTESLKTISNFVVKHGTTNFLATTLTSSKKTLKEVLEKIGELQDKDLGGATIFGAHMEGPYFDAKFKGAQNDKYIKPAGIDEIKEFIDIKPGLIKLFSMAANGEHDEDVIKFLKSNNIVVSVGHSGASFEQVQNAVKAGLSHATHTYNGMRGFNHRDPGVVGAVLVNDNINAEIIFDKIHVHPEAVRLLFKAKGVDKVMCITDAMCATGLKDGKYKLGELDVYVKDRQARLVSNDSLAGSVLTLDRAFKNILELGYSIFDAVKMTSTNAAREFGLDCGEIQEGKIADLVVLDENYNVEMTIVKGEIKYRI; from the coding sequence ATGGGAAAAATTGTATTAAAAAATGCTAGAATTGTATTACCAAATAGAATTGGAAAAGGAACAGTAGTTATATCTGATGGAAAAATAAAAAAAATTCATCAAGGAAAAATATTTTCAGATCCAGATGGAATAGATTTGAATGGAAAATATATAGTTCCTGGATTCATAGATGTACATATTCATGGTGCTGCTGGAGCAGATGTTATGGATAACTCAACTGAAAGTTTAAAAACAATATCTAATTTTGTAGTAAAGCATGGAACTACTAATTTTTTAGCAACAACATTGACAAGTTCTAAAAAAACTTTAAAAGAAGTTTTGGAGAAAATAGGGGAATTACAAGATAAAGATTTAGGTGGAGCTACTATATTTGGAGCCCATATGGAAGGACCATATTTTGATGCTAAATTTAAAGGAGCTCAAAATGATAAATATATAAAACCTGCTGGAATTGACGAAATTAAAGAATTTATAGATATTAAACCAGGTCTTATAAAATTATTTTCAATGGCAGCTAACGGAGAGCACGATGAAGATGTAATAAAGTTTTTAAAATCTAATAACATAGTTGTATCTGTTGGTCATTCTGGAGCTTCTTTTGAACAAGTACAAAATGCTGTAAAAGCAGGATTATCACATGCTACTCATACTTACAATGGAATGAGAGGATTTAATCATAGAGATCCGGGAGTTGTAGGTGCAGTATTAGTAAATGATAATATAAATGCAGAAATAATTTTTGATAAAATACATGTACATCCAGAAGCGGTAAGACTTTTATTTAAGGCAAAAGGAGTAGACAAAGTAATGTGTATAACAGATGCGATGTGTGCTACAGGTTTAAAAGATGGAAAGTATAAATTAGGAGAACTAGATGTATATGTAAAGGATAGACAAGCTAGACTTGTTAGCAATGATAGCCTTGCTGGAAGTGTTTTGACTCTTGATAGAGCATTTAAAAATATATTAGAGTTAGGATATAGTATATTTGACGCGGTAAAAATGACAAGTACAAATGCAGCAAGAGAATTTGGACTTGATTGTGGAGAAATACAAGAGGGAAAAATAGCAGATCTTGTAGTTCTAGATGAAAATTATAATGTAGAAATGACAATAGTTAAAGGGGAAATTAAATACCGAATTTAA
- the bioB gene encoding biotin synthase BioB — protein sequence MIKDIILKLKNKILNGHDITIEEAKKLMEVSIDNKEEMDILCQSANEIRERFCGNNFDLCTIMNAKSGKCSENCKYCAQSSHFKTNAEVYDLISSCEAIEEAKKVEAEGAHRFSLVTSGRGLKQGDKDLQKLCDIYKDLKNSTNISLCASHGICDEFALKELYDSGVSSYHHNLETSRKFYPNICTTHSYDDRINTIKKAQKVGLNVCSGGIWGLGETLEDRIEMAFDLQNLNIKSVPLNILMPIEGTPLGHMQPLNPKEILRTIAIYRFILPKAYLRYAGGRINLKELQEKGIQSGINSALTGNFLTTTGTTIESDKEMIRRNGYEIK from the coding sequence ATGATAAAAGACATTATTTTAAAATTAAAAAATAAAATTTTAAATGGACATGATATTACCATTGAAGAGGCAAAAAAATTAATGGAAGTATCTATTGATAATAAAGAGGAAATGGATATATTGTGCCAAAGTGCAAATGAAATAAGAGAAAGATTTTGTGGAAATAATTTTGATCTTTGTACTATTATGAATGCTAAATCTGGGAAATGTAGTGAAAATTGTAAATATTGTGCTCAGTCTTCACATTTTAAAACAAATGCAGAAGTATATGATTTAATTAGTAGCTGTGAAGCCATAGAAGAGGCTAAAAAAGTCGAGGCTGAAGGAGCTCATAGATTTTCACTTGTAACAAGTGGAAGAGGGTTAAAACAAGGGGATAAAGATTTACAGAAGTTATGTGATATATATAAAGACTTGAAAAATTCTACAAATATTTCACTTTGTGCATCTCATGGAATTTGTGATGAATTTGCTCTAAAAGAACTTTATGATTCAGGGGTTAGTTCATATCATCACAATTTAGAAACATCGAGAAAGTTTTATCCTAATATATGTACAACACATTCATATGATGATAGAATCAATACAATAAAAAAAGCTCAAAAAGTAGGGTTAAATGTATGTAGTGGTGGAATTTGGGGATTAGGAGAAACATTAGAAGATAGAATAGAAATGGCATTTGATTTACAAAATTTAAATATAAAATCAGTACCTTTAAATATTTTAATGCCAATTGAAGGAACACCACTTGGTCATATGCAACCATTAAATCCTAAAGAAATTTTAAGAACAATAGCTATATACCGTTTTATATTACCAAAGGCTTATCTAAGATATGCAGGTGGAAGAATAAATTTAAAAGAATTACAAGAAAAAGGAATTCAATCTGGTATAAATTCAGCTCTTACTGGAAATTTTTTAACAACAACAGGAACAACTATTGAAAGTGATAAAGAGATGATAAGGAGAAATGGCTATGAAATTAAATAA